One genomic segment of Pseudomonas sp. RU47 includes these proteins:
- the phnD gene encoding phosphonate ABC transporter substrate-binding protein — MKTIKQFLRVASLAVLTLSASQVWAKDKLTIGLIPSEDSQAMIESSKQVLDDLQAKIGMPVVPFVATDYNGIIEALRSGKLDVAYLGPFSYVLATSVADVEAFSVAVTKKTGQSAYKSVILARKDSGIHSLADLKGHTFAFVDPSSASGHLFPKAGLEQAGFAPDTLFKRVIFSGSHDASILAVENKKVDAAAVADRIFASAVAKGVVKQDDFEIVWSSKPIPESPMVWRKALDPELKKKVAAALASIKDVPWGDQGVLNGFQPTTDASYDVVRDTAKVLDLDLRSMK, encoded by the coding sequence ATGAAAACAATCAAACAGTTTCTGCGTGTCGCCAGCCTTGCCGTACTTACCCTGAGTGCCAGCCAGGTCTGGGCCAAGGACAAACTGACCATTGGCCTGATCCCCTCCGAAGACTCCCAGGCGATGATCGAATCGAGCAAACAGGTACTCGACGATCTGCAAGCCAAAATCGGCATGCCGGTGGTGCCGTTCGTGGCCACCGACTACAACGGCATCATCGAAGCGCTGCGTTCGGGCAAACTCGACGTCGCCTACCTCGGGCCGTTCTCCTACGTGCTGGCGACCTCGGTGGCGGACGTCGAAGCGTTCTCGGTGGCGGTGACCAAGAAGACCGGCCAGAGCGCGTACAAAAGCGTGATTCTGGCGCGCAAGGACAGCGGTATTCACTCGCTGGCCGACCTCAAAGGGCATACATTCGCGTTCGTCGACCCGAGTTCGGCCTCCGGTCATCTGTTCCCGAAAGCAGGCCTGGAGCAGGCAGGATTTGCGCCGGACACGCTGTTCAAACGAGTGATTTTCTCCGGTTCCCACGACGCCAGTATCCTCGCGGTCGAGAACAAGAAAGTCGACGCCGCCGCCGTGGCTGACCGCATCTTTGCCAGCGCCGTGGCCAAAGGCGTGGTCAAGCAGGATGACTTCGAAATTGTCTGGAGTTCCAAGCCGATTCCCGAATCGCCGATGGTCTGGCGCAAGGCGCTTGATCCGGAATTGAAGAAAAAAGTCGCCGCCGCACTGGCTTCGATCAAGGACGTGCCGTGGGGTGATCAGGGCGTGCTCAATGGTTTCCAGCCGACCACCGACGCGTCGTATGACGTGGTGCGCGACACCGCCAAGGTGCTCGATCTCGATTTGCGGAGCATGAAATGA
- a CDS encoding LysR substrate-binding domain-containing protein has product MSSAKLRAFLAVARHGSFSAGARASGLSQPTLTTQVQALERQHNVELFHRRGRRIELSDVGRQLLPIAQRLALLELEAHNLLRDSGRLDSGQLKVGAVGPFHVIEMVDSYLQQHPNIDVSIRVGNSAQVLSDLENYVTDIAVLAGRQDDPALCAVRYARHAIILFAHHEHPLANRGRVRLEELEGQRLLQREPGSTTRLVLEQALNAAQVKPRIAMEIGSREALREAVVRGLGLGVVSEAEFIADPNIRTIRIEGEELFTETYLYCLAERRSSRLISSFFDAALS; this is encoded by the coding sequence ATGTCGAGCGCCAAACTACGGGCCTTTCTCGCCGTCGCCCGTCACGGCAGTTTCAGTGCCGGGGCGCGGGCGTCAGGATTGAGCCAGCCGACGCTGACCACGCAAGTGCAAGCCCTGGAACGCCAGCACAATGTTGAGCTTTTCCACCGGCGTGGGCGGCGCATCGAGTTGTCGGATGTGGGGCGGCAATTACTGCCGATCGCGCAACGGCTTGCCTTGCTGGAGCTGGAAGCGCACAACCTGCTGCGCGATTCCGGGCGGCTCGACAGCGGCCAGCTGAAGGTCGGTGCGGTGGGGCCGTTTCATGTGATCGAGATGGTCGACAGCTACTTGCAACAGCATCCGAATATCGACGTGTCGATCCGCGTCGGCAACTCGGCGCAAGTACTGTCGGACCTGGAAAACTATGTGACCGACATCGCCGTGCTGGCCGGGCGTCAGGATGATCCGGCGTTGTGTGCGGTGCGTTATGCGCGGCACGCGATCATCCTGTTTGCCCATCATGAGCATCCGCTGGCCAATCGTGGCAGAGTGCGCCTGGAAGAACTGGAAGGGCAGCGGCTGCTGCAACGCGAACCCGGCTCGACCACGCGGCTGGTGCTGGAACAGGCGCTGAATGCGGCGCAGGTGAAACCGCGCATCGCCATGGAAATCGGCAGTCGTGAGGCACTGCGGGAAGCGGTGGTGCGTGGGTTGGGGCTGGGTGTGGTGTCGGAAGCGGAGTTCATTGCCGACCCGAACATCCGCACGATCAGAATCGAGGGCGAAGAGCTGTTTACGGAAACGTATTTGTATTGCCTGGCCGAGCGGCGTTCCAGTCGGCTCATCTCATCGTTTTTCGATGCGGCGCTGAGTTGA
- a CDS encoding ParD-like family protein has protein sequence MGIVKISEDMHENLRISSNALSRSINAQAEHWMRIGMLAELHPNLDHSAICRLLIRAEQNGGLDLQQLTQEAVSA, from the coding sequence ATGGGCATCGTAAAGATTTCAGAGGACATGCACGAGAACCTGCGTATCTCCAGCAACGCCCTCAGCCGCTCGATCAACGCGCAGGCCGAGCACTGGATGCGCATCGGCATGCTCGCCGAACTGCACCCCAACCTCGACCACAGCGCCATTTGTCGCTTGCTGATCCGCGCCGAACAGAACGGCGGGCTGGATCTGCAACAACTGACTCAGGAAGCCGTCAGCGCATGA
- the map gene encoding type I methionyl aminopeptidase codes for MRNQIKINTPADIAQSRAAGKLAAEVLAMLVPHVKAGVTTDQLDQLCNDYIVNVQKAVPANVGYHGFPKTVCASVNDVVCHGIPSGTPLKDGDIVNLDIAVIKDGWFGDTSRMYVVGEATPEAQHLIKTTYEAMCAGIRVVKPGATLGDIGHAIQTLAEKEGFSVVREYCGHGIGKVYHDEPQILHYGFPNQGMKLKAGMIFTVEPMLNAGKRHVKNMPDGWTVLTKDGSLSAQWEHMVAVTETGFEILTAWPDEIEGYRAIV; via the coding sequence ATGAGAAACCAGATCAAGATCAACACCCCGGCCGACATCGCCCAATCGCGTGCTGCCGGCAAACTCGCCGCTGAAGTGCTGGCGATGCTGGTGCCGCATGTGAAGGCGGGCGTCACCACTGACCAACTCGATCAGCTGTGCAACGACTACATCGTCAACGTGCAGAAAGCCGTGCCGGCCAACGTCGGTTATCACGGATTTCCGAAAACCGTCTGCGCTTCGGTCAATGACGTGGTCTGCCACGGGATTCCCTCAGGCACGCCGTTGAAGGATGGCGACATCGTCAACCTCGACATCGCGGTGATCAAGGATGGCTGGTTCGGTGATACCAGCCGAATGTACGTGGTCGGCGAGGCGACGCCTGAAGCGCAGCATCTGATCAAGACCACTTACGAGGCGATGTGCGCGGGTATTCGTGTGGTGAAACCGGGCGCGACGTTGGGCGATATCGGCCACGCGATCCAGACGTTGGCGGAGAAGGAAGGCTTCAGCGTGGTGCGCGAGTATTGCGGACACGGGATCGGCAAGGTTTATCACGATGAGCCGCAGATTCTGCATTACGGCTTTCCCAATCAGGGCATGAAGTTGAAGGCGGGGATGATTTTTACCGTGGAGCCGATGCTTAATGCCGGTAAGCGTCATGTGAAGAACATGCCGGACGGCTGGACCGTGCTGACCAAGGATGGCTCGTTGTCAGCGCAGTGGGAGCATATGGTGGCGGTGACGGAGACGGGCTTCGAAATCCTCACGGCGTGGCCGGACGAAATCGAAGGCTACCGCGCTATTGTCTGA
- a CDS encoding ABC transporter ATP-binding protein → MSAVIKDASQQNDKPLVSLRNLNKHYGDFAAVDNISLDIKDGEFLTFLGSSGSGKSTTLSMLAGFETPSSGEILVNGESLVNVPPHKRDIGMVFQRYSLFPHLSVRDNIAFPLAIRKLAAAERDKRVDAMLKLVQLEQFAHRRPSQLSGGQQQRVAIARALVYEPRILLMDEPLGALDKKLREDLQDELRQLHRRLGITIVYVTHDQEEAMRLSQRIAIFSHGKIVGLGSGYDLYQNPPNAFVASFLGNSNFLKLKAQGNAAASFEGQSLSIRLTAGLHSDQDVLLMVRPEKALALSVAQAISEPLPSGWNEVSAKVVEVLFLGESQTCSVVTSGGTSMTVKALSAAGMPLKAGDPVQVRWATADACVYTEWTESDLNKAAGSH, encoded by the coding sequence ATGAGTGCCGTGATCAAAGACGCTTCCCAGCAGAACGACAAACCCCTGGTCAGCCTGCGCAACCTGAACAAGCACTACGGCGACTTTGCCGCCGTCGACAACATCTCGCTGGACATCAAGGACGGAGAATTCCTCACCTTCCTCGGTTCCAGCGGCTCGGGCAAAAGCACCACGCTGTCGATGCTCGCCGGGTTTGAAACGCCGAGCAGTGGCGAGATCCTCGTCAACGGTGAATCGTTGGTCAATGTGCCGCCGCACAAGCGTGACATCGGCATGGTGTTTCAGCGTTATTCGCTGTTCCCGCACCTGTCGGTGCGCGACAACATCGCCTTTCCTTTGGCGATTCGCAAACTAGCGGCGGCTGAGCGCGACAAGCGCGTCGATGCGATGTTGAAACTGGTGCAGCTTGAGCAGTTCGCCCATCGCCGCCCTTCGCAACTGTCTGGCGGCCAGCAACAACGTGTCGCCATTGCCCGTGCCTTGGTTTACGAGCCGCGCATTTTGTTGATGGACGAACCGCTCGGTGCTTTGGATAAAAAGCTGCGTGAAGATCTGCAGGATGAGTTGCGCCAATTGCACCGTCGTCTGGGCATCACCATTGTTTACGTGACCCACGACCAGGAAGAAGCCATGCGTTTGTCGCAACGCATTGCGATTTTCAGTCACGGCAAGATTGTTGGTCTGGGTAGCGGTTATGACCTGTATCAGAATCCGCCGAATGCGTTTGTCGCGTCGTTTCTGGGCAATTCGAACTTCCTCAAGCTCAAGGCGCAGGGCAATGCGGCGGCTTCGTTTGAAGGACAGTCATTGTCGATTCGCCTGACCGCTGGGTTGCACAGCGATCAGGATGTTTTGCTGATGGTGCGGCCGGAAAAGGCACTGGCGTTGAGCGTGGCGCAGGCGATTAGCGAACCGTTGCCGTCGGGTTGGAATGAGGTTTCAGCGAAGGTTGTGGAAGTGCTATTTCTGGGTGAGAGCCAGACTTGCAGCGTGGTCACTTCAGGCGGCACATCAATGACAGTGAAAGCATTGTCCGCCGCCGGCATGCCGCTCAAGGCTGGCGATCCGGTGCAAGTGCGCTGGGCCACCGCTGATGCCTGCGTCTACACCGAATGGACCGAAAGCGACCTCAACAAAGCCGCCGGCTCCCACTGA
- a CDS encoding ABC transporter permease — protein MLLTPNAMSRRMRFGLYTTTGLIGLFLLLPIVFIVLLSFGSSQWLVFPPPGWTLKWYGQFFSNPDWMNAAAASLKVAVLTTICAVALGLPTAFALVRGRFPGREMLYGLFTLPMIVPLVIIAVAVYALFLKLGYTGTMFAFVVSHVIVALPFTIISIINSLKLFDQSIEDAAVICGASRLQAVFKVTFPAIRPGMVAGALFAFLVSWDEVVLSVMMASPTLQTLPVKMWTTLRQDLTPVIAVASTLLIGLSVLVMVIAAALRRRNEISA, from the coding sequence ATGCTCCTGACTCCCAATGCGATGAGCCGGCGCATGCGCTTCGGCTTGTATACAACCACCGGGCTGATCGGTCTGTTCCTGCTGTTGCCGATCGTGTTCATCGTGCTGCTGTCGTTCGGCTCCTCGCAGTGGCTGGTATTCCCGCCGCCGGGCTGGACGCTGAAATGGTACGGCCAGTTCTTCTCCAACCCCGACTGGATGAACGCCGCCGCGGCCAGCCTCAAGGTTGCTGTGCTGACCACGATCTGCGCCGTGGCCCTCGGTCTGCCGACCGCGTTTGCACTGGTGCGCGGACGTTTTCCCGGCCGGGAAATGCTCTACGGCCTGTTCACCCTGCCGATGATCGTGCCGTTGGTGATCATCGCCGTGGCGGTGTACGCGCTGTTCCTCAAGCTCGGCTACACCGGGACAATGTTTGCGTTTGTCGTCAGCCATGTGATTGTCGCGCTGCCGTTCACCATCATCTCGATCATCAACTCGCTGAAGCTGTTCGATCAGTCGATTGAAGACGCGGCGGTGATTTGTGGTGCTTCACGCCTGCAAGCGGTGTTCAAGGTGACGTTTCCGGCGATTCGTCCGGGCATGGTCGCCGGCGCCCTCTTCGCCTTTCTCGTTTCGTGGGACGAAGTGGTGCTCAGCGTGATGATGGCCAGCCCGACCCTGCAAACCCTTCCCGTGAAAATGTGGACCACCTTGCGCCAGGACCTGACGCCCGTGATCGCCGTCGCTTCGACGCTGCTGATCGGCTTGTCGGTATTGGTCATGGTCATCGCCGCCGCACTGCGCCGGCGCAACGAAATCAGCGCCTGA
- a CDS encoding ABC transporter permease → MKMAATASRPSTATGSANGAAGSAHGTQAVAMQQAPSLRQRWRGAGNLAPALLFIGLFFLAPLIGLLLRGVLEPTPGLGNYEQLFANSAYARVLLNTFSVAGLVTLFSLLLGFPLAWAITLVPRGWGRWILNIVLLSMWTSLLARTYSWLVLLQASGVINKALMAMGIIDQPLEMVHNLTGVVIGMSYIMIPFIVLPLQATMQAIDPMILQAGSICGASPWSNFFRVFLPLCRPGLASGGLMVFVMSLGYYVTPALLGGAQNMMLPEFIIQQVQSFLNWGLASAGAALLIAITLVLFYFYLKLQPESPVGASNAR, encoded by the coding sequence ATGAAAATGGCGGCCACCGCGTCCCGTCCCTCCACTGCCACCGGGAGCGCCAACGGCGCTGCCGGCTCGGCCCACGGAACACAGGCGGTTGCGATGCAGCAAGCCCCGTCCCTCAGACAACGCTGGCGCGGCGCCGGCAACCTCGCCCCAGCGCTGCTGTTCATCGGCCTGTTCTTTCTCGCGCCGTTGATTGGCCTGCTGTTGCGCGGCGTGCTCGAACCGACGCCAGGTCTTGGCAACTATGAGCAACTGTTCGCCAACTCGGCGTATGCCCGGGTGCTGCTCAACACCTTTTCGGTGGCCGGGCTGGTGACGCTGTTCAGCTTGCTGCTGGGCTTTCCGCTGGCTTGGGCGATCACCCTGGTGCCGCGTGGCTGGGGTCGCTGGATTCTCAACATCGTGCTGCTGTCGATGTGGACCAGCCTGCTCGCCCGCACCTATTCGTGGCTGGTGCTGCTGCAAGCGTCCGGCGTGATCAACAAAGCCTTGATGGCGATGGGCATCATCGATCAGCCGCTGGAAATGGTGCACAACCTCACCGGCGTGGTGATCGGCATGAGCTACATCATGATCCCGTTCATCGTCCTGCCGTTGCAGGCAACCATGCAGGCCATCGACCCGATGATCCTGCAGGCCGGCTCGATCTGCGGCGCCAGTCCGTGGAGCAACTTCTTCCGGGTGTTCCTGCCGCTGTGCCGGCCGGGTCTGGCCTCCGGTGGCTTGATGGTGTTCGTCATGTCGCTCGGTTACTACGTCACCCCGGCGCTGCTCGGCGGTGCGCAGAACATGATGTTGCCGGAGTTCATCATTCAGCAGGTGCAATCGTTCCTCAACTGGGGCCTGGCCAGTGCCGGCGCCGCGTTGCTGATCGCGATCACTTTGGTGCTGTTCTACTTCTACCTGAAGCTTCAGCCGGAATCCCCGGTTGGCGCCAGTAACGCGAGGTAA
- a CDS encoding ABC transporter substrate-binding protein encodes MVLNKAATAIFFAGLLSVTGQAAMAAESVNFVSWGGSTQDAQKQAWADPFSKASGITVVQDGPTDYGKLKAMVESGNVQWDVVDVEADFALRAAAEGLLEPLDFKVIQRDKIDPRFVSDYGVGSFFFSFVLGYNEGKLGANKPQDWSALFDTKTYPGKRALYKWPSPGVLELALLADGVAADKLYPLDLDRAFKKLDTIKKDIVWWGGGAQSQQLLASGEASMGQFWNGRIHALQEDGAPVGVSWKQNLVMADILVIPKGSKNKDAAMKFLAAASSAKGQADFSNLTAYAPVNLDSVERLDSTLAPNLPTAYAKDQITLDFAYWAKNGQAIATRWNEWLVK; translated from the coding sequence ATGGTGTTGAACAAAGCTGCAACCGCGATCTTTTTTGCGGGACTGCTCAGCGTCACCGGCCAGGCTGCAATGGCTGCCGAAAGCGTGAACTTCGTCAGCTGGGGCGGAAGCACCCAGGACGCGCAGAAACAGGCCTGGGCCGATCCGTTCAGCAAGGCCAGCGGCATCACCGTCGTGCAGGATGGCCCGACCGACTACGGCAAACTCAAAGCCATGGTCGAGAGCGGCAACGTTCAGTGGGACGTGGTCGATGTCGAAGCCGACTTCGCCCTGCGCGCCGCCGCTGAAGGCCTGCTCGAACCCCTCGATTTCAAAGTGATTCAGCGCGACAAGATCGACCCGCGTTTCGTCAGCGACTACGGCGTCGGCTCGTTCTTCTTCTCCTTCGTCCTCGGTTACAACGAGGGCAAACTCGGCGCCAACAAGCCGCAGGACTGGAGCGCGCTGTTCGACACCAAGACCTACCCCGGCAAACGCGCCCTGTATAAATGGCCAAGCCCTGGCGTGCTCGAACTGGCGCTGCTGGCCGATGGCGTAGCGGCTGACAAGCTCTACCCGCTGGATCTGGATCGTGCTTTCAAAAAACTCGACACCATCAAGAAAGACATCGTCTGGTGGGGCGGCGGCGCGCAGTCGCAGCAACTGCTGGCGTCCGGTGAAGCGAGCATGGGCCAGTTCTGGAACGGCCGCATTCACGCCCTGCAAGAAGACGGCGCACCGGTCGGCGTGAGCTGGAAACAGAACCTGGTCATGGCCGACATTCTGGTCATCCCCAAAGGCTCGAAAAACAAGGACGCGGCGATGAAGTTTCTCGCCGCCGCCAGCAGCGCCAAGGGCCAGGCTGACTTCTCCAACCTGACCGCCTACGCCCCGGTCAACCTCGACAGTGTGGAGCGTCTGGATTCGACGCTGGCCCCCAACCTGCCGACTGCCTACGCTAAGGATCAGATCACTCTTGATTTCGCGTACTGGGCCAAAAACGGCCAGGCCATCGCGACACGGTGGAACGAATGGCTGGTCAAATGA
- the ribBA gene encoding bifunctional 3,4-dihydroxy-2-butanone-4-phosphate synthase/GTP cyclohydrolase II, which yields MAFNSIEEIIEDYRLGKMVLLVDDEDRENEGDLLLAADCCTPEAISFMAREARGLICLTLTDEHCQRLGLEQMVPANGSVFSTAFTVSIEAAVGVTTGISAADRACTVAAAVAPNARAVDLVQPGHIFPLRAKEGGVLTRAGHTEAGCDLARLAGFTPASVIVEVMNDDGTMARRPDLEVFARKHGIKIGTIADLIHYRLSTEHTIERIGERELPTVHGTFRLITFEDRIEGGVHMAMVMGDLRREEPTLVRVHVIDPLRDLVGAEYSGPTNWTLWAALQRVAAEGHGVVVVLANHESSQALLERVPQLTQPPRQFSRSQSRIYSEVGTGAQILQNLGVGKLRHLGPPLKYAGLTGYDLEVVESIPFTE from the coding sequence ATGGCCTTCAACAGCATCGAAGAAATCATCGAAGATTATCGTCTCGGCAAAATGGTCTTGCTGGTCGATGACGAAGATCGCGAAAACGAAGGCGACCTGCTGCTGGCCGCCGACTGTTGCACACCCGAAGCGATCAGCTTCATGGCCCGTGAAGCGCGCGGGTTGATCTGCCTGACCTTGACTGACGAACATTGCCAGCGTTTGGGTCTGGAGCAAATGGTGCCGGCCAATGGCAGCGTGTTCAGCACCGCGTTTACCGTGTCGATCGAAGCGGCGGTTGGCGTGACCACCGGTATCTCGGCAGCGGATCGCGCCTGCACCGTTGCCGCCGCCGTCGCGCCAAATGCTCGCGCTGTAGATCTGGTGCAGCCCGGCCATATCTTCCCGTTGCGCGCCAAGGAAGGTGGCGTGCTGACTCGCGCGGGCCACACAGAAGCGGGTTGCGATCTGGCTCGTTTGGCCGGTTTCACTCCGGCCTCGGTGATTGTCGAGGTGATGAACGACGACGGCACCATGGCCCGTCGGCCAGATCTGGAAGTGTTCGCGCGCAAGCACGGGATCAAGATCGGCACCATCGCCGATCTGATCCACTACCGCCTGAGCACCGAACACACCATCGAACGGATTGGCGAACGCGAGCTGCCGACGGTGCATGGCACGTTCCGTTTGATCACGTTTGAGGATCGCATCGAGGGCGGCGTGCACATGGCGATGGTCATGGGCGATCTGCGCCGCGAAGAGCCGACGCTGGTGCGTGTGCATGTGATTGATCCGCTGCGGGATCTGGTTGGCGCGGAATATAGCGGGCCGACCAACTGGACGCTGTGGGCGGCACTGCAACGGGTTGCGGCTGAGGGACATGGGGTTGTTGTGGTGTTGGCCAATCATGAGTCGTCGCAGGCGTTGCTGGAGCGGGTGCCGCAACTGACCCAGCCGCCGCGGCAGTTCAGCCGTTCGCAATCGCGGATTTATTCGGAGGTCGGGACTGGGGCGCAGATTCTGCAGAATCTGGGGGTTGGCAAGCTGCGTCACCTGGGCCCTCCTCTGAAATACGCTGGCCTGACCGGGTATGACCTGGAGGTGGTCGAGAGTATTCCGTTCACTGAATAA
- a CDS encoding DUF1330 domain-containing protein — MKAYWIAHVDIADADHYSQYTQRAPAAFAAYGAKFLARGGRSEAMEGRKTPQRSVVIEFESYEKAVACYHSAAYQEAKSYREEWARAEIIIVEGIAPV, encoded by the coding sequence ATGAAGGCGTACTGGATTGCTCATGTGGATATAGCCGATGCCGATCACTACAGCCAATACACCCAGCGCGCGCCGGCAGCCTTCGCCGCGTACGGCGCGAAGTTTCTGGCCAGAGGCGGGCGCAGCGAGGCGATGGAAGGACGCAAGACGCCGCAGCGCAGCGTGGTGATCGAGTTTGAAAGCTATGAAAAAGCCGTGGCGTGCTACCACTCGGCGGCGTATCAGGAAGCGAAAAGTTATCGCGAAGAATGGGCGAGGGCGGAGATCATCATCGTTGAAGGCATCGCCCCAGTTTAA
- a CDS encoding NUDIX hydrolase, translating into MFSPSYCPKCGGPDLGQQIPAGDTHERLMCRGCGYIHYVNPKIIAGCIIEQDGKYLLCQRAIPPRPGTWTLPAGFMESGETTEQAALREVWEESGVRAEIVSPYSIFSVPKISEVYIIFRAIALEITGQYGPETMDYKFFAPEEIPWEQIYYPAIRQILERYIEERQAGVYGIYMGNDDSGKIHFIR; encoded by the coding sequence ATGTTCAGCCCGAGCTATTGCCCGAAATGCGGTGGCCCTGACCTCGGTCAGCAGATACCGGCGGGCGATACGCACGAGCGCCTGATGTGTCGCGGCTGCGGCTACATCCACTACGTCAATCCGAAGATCATCGCCGGCTGCATCATCGAGCAGGACGGCAAATACCTGTTGTGCCAACGCGCGATCCCACCGCGCCCGGGCACCTGGACGCTGCCGGCCGGTTTCATGGAAAGCGGCGAGACCACTGAGCAAGCCGCGCTGCGTGAAGTCTGGGAAGAAAGCGGCGTACGCGCGGAAATCGTCTCGCCGTACTCGATTTTCAGCGTGCCGAAGATCAGCGAGGTGTACATCATCTTCCGTGCGATCGCACTGGAGATCACCGGGCAGTACGGCCCCGAAACCATGGATTACAAATTCTTCGCGCCTGAAGAGATTCCGTGGGAACAGATCTATTACCCGGCGATCCGGCAGATTCTTGAGCGCTATATCGAAGAGCGCCAGGCTGGGGTGTACGGGATTTACATGGGCAATGACGACAGCGGCAAGATCCACTTCATCCGCTGA
- a CDS encoding GntR family transcriptional regulator, with protein sequence MKRQPLDDSFKVNRNPVTLREIVLDKLRSAIMNFQLMPGDRLVERDLCDRLGVSRTSVREALRHLESEGLVEFADAKGPRVAIITLADAVDIYELRCVLEGLIVQLFTLRAKAKDIKALEKALDDNRKALKDGELQQVIDSVQGFYDVLLEGSGNHVAATQLRQLQARISYLRATSVSQENRRGASNHEMEKMVEAIKSGDPLAAHQACVDHVRAAAAVALDYLKRKQEETGATPPITLPIALKEPRIGH encoded by the coding sequence ATGAAACGCCAGCCACTCGACGACAGCTTCAAGGTCAATCGCAACCCCGTTACCCTGCGCGAAATCGTGCTGGATAAACTGCGTAGCGCGATCATGAATTTCCAGCTCATGCCCGGTGATCGTCTGGTCGAGCGCGATCTGTGCGATCGCCTTGGCGTCAGCCGCACCTCCGTGCGCGAGGCCTTGCGTCACCTGGAATCCGAAGGCCTGGTCGAGTTCGCCGATGCCAAAGGCCCGCGCGTAGCGATCATCACCCTCGCCGATGCCGTCGATATCTACGAATTGCGTTGTGTACTGGAAGGCTTGATCGTGCAGTTGTTCACCCTGCGTGCCAAGGCCAAGGACATCAAAGCCCTGGAAAAGGCCCTCGACGACAACCGCAAGGCGTTGAAGGATGGCGAGTTGCAGCAGGTGATCGACTCGGTGCAAGGCTTCTACGACGTGCTGCTCGAAGGCTCGGGCAACCATGTCGCGGCGACTCAGTTGCGTCAGTTGCAGGCGCGCATCAGCTACCTGCGCGCGACCTCGGTTTCCCAGGAAAACCGTCGCGGCGCGAGTAACCACGAAATGGAAAAAATGGTCGAAGCGATCAAAAGCGGCGACCCGCTGGCGGCGCATCAGGCCTGTGTTGATCACGTTCGCGCCGCTGCTGCGGTGGCGCTCGACTATCTCAAGCGCAAACAGGAAGAGACCGGGGCTACCCCGCCAATCACCCTGCCGATCGCCTTGAAAGAACCCCGTATAGGTCACTGA
- a CDS encoding carboxymuconolactone decarboxylase family protein translates to MSNEKYEKGLKIRTQVLGEAYVQRSIDNADDFTRPLQEMVTEYCWGHVWGREGLSLKERSMINLAMISALNRPHELKLHVRGALRNGLSREQIREILLQVGIYCGVPAAVDSFRLAREAFAEADAEASVNPSAV, encoded by the coding sequence ATGAGTAACGAAAAGTACGAAAAAGGCCTGAAAATCCGCACTCAGGTGCTCGGCGAAGCCTATGTGCAGCGTTCAATCGACAACGCCGACGACTTCACCCGCCCGCTGCAGGAAATGGTCACCGAATACTGCTGGGGCCATGTCTGGGGGCGCGAGGGGTTGTCGCTCAAGGAGCGCAGCATGATCAACCTGGCGATGATCTCGGCGCTCAACCGTCCGCACGAACTCAAGCTGCATGTGCGTGGCGCCTTGCGTAACGGCCTGAGTCGTGAGCAAATACGCGAAATTCTGCTTCAGGTCGGCATTTATTGCGGCGTTCCGGCAGCCGTGGACAGTTTCCGGCTGGCCCGTGAAGCCTTTGCCGAAGCCGACGCCGAAGCCTCAGTTAACCCCTCGGCTGTTTAG
- a CDS encoding flavin reductase family protein, whose amino-acid sequence MIEPGIYKDVMSSFPSGVTVVTTVDPEGGIVGITASAFSALSIDPALVLFCPNYASDTYPVLRDSKKFAIHLLSADQTVEAYAFAGKGKDKAKDIEWHLSELGNPILAKATAIIECELWREYDGGDHAIIVGAVKNLILPAQPVTPMIYHKGKLGPLPTLA is encoded by the coding sequence ATGATCGAACCCGGCATTTACAAAGACGTCATGAGCTCGTTCCCGTCCGGCGTCACGGTGGTCACCACCGTTGACCCCGAAGGCGGGATCGTCGGCATCACCGCCAGTGCCTTCAGTGCGCTGTCGATTGACCCGGCGCTGGTGCTGTTCTGCCCCAACTATGCTTCCGACACCTACCCGGTGCTGCGTGACAGCAAGAAATTCGCGATCCATTTGCTGTCCGCTGACCAGACGGTTGAGGCCTATGCGTTTGCCGGTAAAGGCAAGGACAAGGCCAAAGACATCGAGTGGCATTTAAGCGAATTGGGTAACCCGATTCTGGCCAAGGCCACGGCGATCATCGAGTGCGAGTTGTGGCGGGAATACGATGGCGGCGATCACGCGATCATCGTTGGCGCGGTGAAGAACCTGATCCTGCCGGCGCAACCGGTGACACCGATGATCTACCACAAAGGCAAGCTCGGCCCATTGCCAACCCTGGCCTGA